A single region of the Phycisphaerae bacterium genome encodes:
- the dnaB gene encoding replicative DNA helicase: MLTPSKPTSEPPPSQGGLTRVPPQDIEAEMALLGSMMLDREVIGDVTGLIHRNEAEYFYRPDHREIFKALMYLYEEGKPVDLVTVRDELIRIGRLNEVGGVDYLVQLAESVPNYLHAGNYAGIVRDKAMLRGLIGAAERIRDTAYDAREDAKEILDTAEKVLFEVTDKRISVQAEQLGEYLGQIFRQLESSDGHYITGVPSGFLELDDLLSGLQRGEMIIVAARPSMGKTAFGLSMAEHIAANENIPVGFFSMEMSKLAIAQRLLCMRAEVNAQHLRRNMVSEADISKLQAASEVLANMPMFVDDTPGMSVLELRAKTRRLYQRHKIQIIFIDYLQLMRSPGRVESRQVEVADISRGLKALARELNIPVVVMAQLNRNPEGRTGNRPALSDLRESGAIEQDADVVILLHREEYYYRTKGEIPPDEVRGQAEVIVAKQRNGPTDTVKVQFSPELARFRPLSAGPEPAYIPAGRYEPSGPPGDESAPF, encoded by the coding sequence ATGTTGACGCCCTCGAAACCGACCTCTGAGCCGCCCCCGTCCCAGGGGGGGCTGACCCGTGTTCCGCCTCAGGACATCGAGGCGGAGATGGCCCTGCTTGGGTCGATGATGCTGGACCGCGAGGTGATCGGCGACGTCACCGGACTGATTCACCGCAACGAGGCGGAGTACTTCTACCGGCCGGACCACCGGGAGATCTTCAAGGCCCTCATGTACCTCTATGAAGAGGGTAAGCCGGTTGATCTGGTCACGGTGCGCGACGAGCTGATCCGGATCGGGCGGCTGAACGAAGTCGGGGGGGTGGATTACCTGGTCCAGCTGGCGGAGTCGGTCCCCAACTACCTGCACGCGGGGAACTACGCGGGTATCGTCCGGGACAAGGCCATGCTTCGCGGCCTGATCGGCGCGGCGGAACGGATCCGCGACACCGCGTATGACGCCCGTGAGGACGCCAAGGAGATCCTTGACACAGCGGAGAAGGTCCTGTTCGAGGTCACCGACAAGCGGATCAGCGTCCAGGCCGAGCAGCTTGGCGAGTACCTGGGGCAGATTTTCCGCCAGCTCGAATCCAGCGACGGGCACTACATCACCGGCGTGCCATCGGGTTTTCTGGAATTGGACGACCTGCTCAGCGGTCTGCAGCGTGGCGAGATGATCATCGTGGCCGCCCGGCCCAGCATGGGCAAGACGGCCTTTGGTCTGAGCATGGCCGAGCACATCGCGGCGAACGAGAACATCCCGGTCGGCTTCTTCTCGATGGAGATGAGCAAGCTGGCCATCGCCCAGCGGCTGTTGTGCATGCGGGCCGAGGTCAACGCCCAGCATCTGCGTCGGAACATGGTTTCGGAGGCCGACATCAGCAAGCTTCAGGCGGCCAGCGAGGTTCTGGCCAACATGCCCATGTTCGTGGACGACACGCCGGGCATGAGCGTGTTGGAGCTGCGGGCCAAGACCCGCCGGTTGTATCAGCGGCACAAGATTCAGATCATCTTCATCGACTACCTGCAGCTGATGCGCAGTCCGGGGCGGGTTGAAAGCCGCCAGGTCGAGGTAGCCGACATCAGCCGGGGGCTCAAGGCTCTGGCCCGCGAGTTGAACATCCCGGTGGTGGTCATGGCCCAGCTCAACCGCAACCCGGAGGGGCGGACCGGCAACCGGCCGGCCCTGAGCGACCTGCGTGAGTCCGGGGCGATCGAGCAGGATGCCGATGTGGTCATTCTGCTGCATCGCGAGGAGTACTACTACCGCACCAAGGGCGAGATTCCGCCGGACGAGGTCCGGGGCCAGGCGGAGGTGATCGTCGCCAAGCAGCGTAACGGTCCGACGGACACGGTCAAGGTTCAGTTCAGCCCTGAACTGGCCCGGTTCCGGCCGCTCAGCGCCGGTCCGGAGCCGGCGTACATTCCCGCGGGGAGGTACGAGCCAAGCGGCCCGCCGGGCGACGAGTCGGCCCCCTTCTGA
- a CDS encoding ABC transporter permease — protein MTLTYVLMQNLKRNPLRSSLTAAAFALPMAVFTAAISLLVAMEELARENQRQLRLAVHHKTSISNMLPAGMRSKIQALDPGGQRITAICGMRWFGGRAPNTQDMLHAMAGDADTFPTTYSTIGMTPTEIDAWRRERRAALVGQATAAKYGWKLGDRIVAESTTPPYLALEFKIIKLLTDPANTNFFYFRLDYLDEALKAVGSRESEVNIFWVKCSSAEALRSLQREIDLEFANSPNETRSEDENAFLAGFIQAAGDIPALMEAMAVVVVLIISLVGGNTMMMSFRERVRELAVFKAIGFQARRVFFVVLAESLLLAVIGSVAGIAPTMAFLAAGPEWTRNLSSVGSLKPSSLAAMGSLGIALVVGAVAGLWPAYQAMRLKTVDALRRVA, from the coding sequence GTGACGCTCACCTACGTGCTCATGCAGAACCTCAAGCGAAACCCGTTACGTTCCAGCCTGACCGCGGCAGCGTTCGCCCTGCCGATGGCGGTGTTCACGGCGGCGATTTCCCTGCTGGTGGCCATGGAGGAGCTGGCCCGGGAAAACCAGCGGCAGCTGCGCCTGGCGGTGCACCACAAGACCTCCATCTCCAACATGCTACCTGCGGGGATGCGGAGCAAGATTCAAGCCCTTGATCCGGGCGGGCAGCGCATCACTGCGATCTGCGGCATGCGTTGGTTCGGAGGCCGGGCCCCGAACACGCAGGACATGCTCCATGCCATGGCGGGCGACGCCGACACGTTCCCGACGACCTACAGCACCATCGGCATGACCCCGACGGAGATCGACGCGTGGCGGCGCGAGCGGCGCGCGGCTCTCGTCGGCCAGGCGACGGCCGCCAAGTACGGCTGGAAGCTCGGCGACCGCATCGTCGCGGAGAGCACCACGCCGCCGTACCTGGCCCTGGAGTTCAAGATCATCAAGCTCCTGACCGACCCTGCGAACACCAACTTTTTCTATTTCCGTCTTGACTATCTGGACGAAGCCTTGAAGGCCGTGGGGAGCCGCGAATCGGAGGTGAACATCTTCTGGGTCAAGTGTTCCTCGGCGGAGGCTCTTCGGTCGCTCCAACGGGAGATCGACCTGGAGTTTGCCAACAGTCCGAATGAAACGCGGTCCGAGGACGAGAACGCCTTCCTGGCGGGTTTCATCCAGGCGGCGGGCGATATCCCCGCGTTGATGGAGGCGATGGCCGTGGTGGTCGTGCTGATCATCTCTCTGGTCGGGGGCAACACGATGATGATGAGTTTCCGCGAGCGGGTCCGCGAGCTGGCGGTGTTCAAGGCGATCGGGTTCCAGGCTCGACGGGTGTTCTTCGTTGTGCTGGCGGAGAGTCTGCTGTTGGCAGTGATCGGGTCCGTTGCGGGGATCGCTCCGACGATGGCATTTCTGGCGGCCGGCCCCGAGTGGACTCGGAACCTCAGCTCGGTAGGCTCGCTGAAGCCGTCGTCGCTGGCGGCGATGGGCTCTCTGGGTATCGCGCTGGTGGTCGGGGCGGTTGCCGGGCTGTGGCCGGCCTACCAGGCCATGCGTCTGAAGACGGTCGATGCGTTGAGGAGGGTCGCCTGA
- a CDS encoding DUF1080 domain-containing protein, with protein MTRLTVALLLSLAIPVSTGLAVEVPKPANEPPKGFTPLFNGKNLAGWRGLGHTNPYDMAKWSGEERREKQAAANDDMGKHWRVEAGQIINDGHGVYLTTEQDYGDIELLVDWNMMVPNADSGIYLRGSPQVQIWDPTNKEVWPLGADKGSGSLWNNEKPEGKFPLVKADKPVGQWNRFRILMIGHRVTVYFNDQLVVKNAVMENYWDRSRPLPPRGPIQLQTHGGEMRFANVFIREIPAEEADRFLGGLDDKGFKTIFNGKDLNGWTGATGEYVVKEGVLSCKAGGGGTLLTKEEYSDFAIRFEFKLPPGGNNGLAIRSPLEGNPAFVGMELQILDDGHEKYKGLQPWQVHGSVYGVVPAHRGYLRPPGQWNYQEVLVKGSKIQVSVNGTLILDADLSKVEKPLDEQAHPGMRRTQGHIGFMGHGDPVEFRNIRLKVLK; from the coding sequence ATGACACGATTGACTGTTGCCCTGCTGCTGTCGCTGGCCATACCGGTTTCCACGGGACTGGCGGTTGAGGTGCCCAAGCCGGCCAACGAGCCGCCGAAGGGATTCACCCCCCTGTTCAACGGGAAGAACCTGGCCGGCTGGCGGGGGCTGGGGCACACCAACCCCTACGACATGGCCAAGTGGAGCGGCGAGGAGCGCCGGGAGAAGCAGGCGGCGGCCAACGATGACATGGGCAAGCACTGGCGGGTTGAGGCGGGGCAGATCATCAACGACGGCCACGGCGTTTACCTGACCACGGAGCAGGACTACGGGGATATCGAGCTGCTGGTGGACTGGAACATGATGGTGCCCAACGCCGACAGCGGCATCTACCTCCGCGGTTCGCCGCAGGTCCAGATCTGGGATCCGACCAACAAGGAGGTCTGGCCGCTCGGGGCGGACAAGGGTTCGGGATCGCTGTGGAACAATGAGAAGCCGGAGGGCAAGTTTCCGCTGGTCAAGGCGGACAAGCCGGTTGGCCAGTGGAACCGTTTCCGGATTCTCATGATCGGCCACCGGGTGACGGTGTACTTCAACGACCAGCTGGTGGTCAAGAACGCGGTGATGGAGAACTACTGGGATCGCTCCCGGCCGCTGCCGCCGCGCGGGCCGATCCAGTTGCAGACTCACGGCGGCGAGATGCGTTTCGCGAACGTTTTCATCCGTGAGATTCCGGCGGAGGAAGCCGACCGATTCCTGGGCGGTCTGGACGACAAGGGCTTCAAGACCATCTTCAACGGCAAGGACCTGAACGGTTGGACGGGTGCGACCGGCGAGTACGTGGTCAAGGAGGGCGTACTCAGCTGCAAGGCCGGCGGAGGCGGCACGCTGCTGACCAAGGAGGAATACAGCGATTTCGCCATCCGCTTCGAGTTCAAGCTGCCCCCGGGCGGCAACAACGGGCTGGCGATCCGCTCGCCGCTTGAAGGCAACCCGGCCTTCGTCGGCATGGAACTGCAGATCCTGGATGACGGCCACGAGAAGTACAAGGGTCTTCAGCCCTGGCAGGTGCACGGCTCGGTTTACGGTGTCGTGCCCGCCCACCGCGGCTACCTCCGGCCCCCCGGTCAATGGAACTATCAAGAAGTACTGGTCAAGGGCTCGAAGATCCAGGTCAGCGTCAACGGCACCCTGATCCTGGACGCGGACCTCAGCAAGGTGGAGAAGCCCCTGGACGAGCAGGCCCATCCCGGGATGCGGCGCACGCAGGGCCACATCGGCTTCATGGGCCATGGCGACCCGGTCGAGTTCCGCAACATCCGGCTCAAGGTGCTGAAGTAG
- a CDS encoding efflux RND transporter periplasmic adaptor subunit: MSQAPREIRNQLQSLRIPKEQRPASAASYGRPRRRRGLRWFFLLVVLGGLGASGYHWRDRLEPVIARFTAGEAIEVRTLQVEAQRSIGPRPVLTATGRIVSDHKVQVATKVSGQIVGLYFEQGDNVKKGQVLARLEDVNPKAMRDQAAARLERAKANLTYQKFNYERMNGLFNQDTAPRIEYAEAKRALLDAEGAVAMEQAALDYAQKQLDDCEVVAPIAGVILERNVEVGDFVAAEGGRGANANAQFALIADMTKLRVEVDVSELDINRIHKDMPCRITPEAYKNREFGGRVLWIDPGANYSKATVQVKIRIEDPDPSILRVEGSAKVVFLPQPGTGDPAPSSQAAAANQGAPATQGTPTPWIPLSACIPEETGGKGIVFVVSEGRAKRTIVTIGRRMGGQLEIVEGLTAGQTIVVEGLSRLSDGQRIRP; the protein is encoded by the coding sequence ATGAGCCAGGCACCCCGCGAAATCCGGAATCAGCTGCAGAGCCTGCGAATTCCGAAGGAGCAGCGACCTGCATCCGCGGCCAGCTACGGGAGGCCGCGGCGACGGCGGGGGCTCCGGTGGTTCTTTCTGCTGGTCGTGCTCGGCGGCCTCGGGGCCAGCGGCTACCACTGGCGGGACCGTCTTGAACCGGTGATCGCGCGATTCACGGCAGGTGAGGCGATCGAGGTCCGGACGCTCCAGGTGGAGGCTCAGCGGAGTATCGGTCCGCGCCCCGTGCTGACCGCGACGGGCAGAATCGTCTCCGACCACAAGGTACAGGTGGCGACCAAGGTCTCCGGCCAGATCGTCGGTCTCTACTTCGAGCAGGGCGACAACGTGAAGAAGGGCCAGGTGCTGGCCCGGTTGGAGGACGTGAATCCCAAGGCGATGCGCGACCAGGCCGCCGCCCGCCTGGAGCGAGCGAAGGCCAATCTGACGTACCAGAAGTTTAACTATGAGCGGATGAATGGTCTGTTCAACCAGGACACCGCTCCGCGAATCGAATACGCCGAGGCCAAGCGCGCCCTGCTGGACGCGGAGGGGGCGGTGGCCATGGAGCAGGCGGCTCTCGACTACGCCCAGAAGCAGCTCGACGACTGCGAGGTGGTCGCCCCGATTGCCGGTGTGATTCTGGAACGTAATGTCGAGGTCGGCGATTTCGTCGCCGCCGAAGGCGGCCGAGGAGCCAACGCCAACGCCCAATTCGCGCTGATCGCCGACATGACCAAGCTGCGAGTCGAAGTCGACGTCAGTGAGTTGGACATCAACCGGATCCACAAGGACATGCCCTGCAGGATCACCCCCGAGGCTTACAAGAACCGCGAGTTCGGCGGCCGGGTGCTCTGGATCGACCCGGGCGCGAACTACAGCAAGGCCACGGTACAGGTGAAGATCCGGATCGAGGACCCCGATCCATCCATCCTTCGGGTCGAGGGTTCGGCCAAGGTCGTGTTTCTGCCCCAGCCTGGAACGGGGGACCCGGCTCCGAGCAGCCAAGCCGCAGCCGCCAACCAAGGCGCCCCGGCAACCCAAGGCACGCCGACCCCCTGGATTCCCCTGTCGGCCTGCATCCCCGAGGAGACCGGTGGGAAGGGCATCGTATTCGTGGTCAGCGAGGGTCGGGCAAAGAGGACCATCGTGACCATCGGCCGACGCATGGGGGGACAACTCGAGATTGTCGAAGGCCTCACCGCCGGACAGACCATCGTGGTCGAGGGACTCAGCCGGTTGTCGGACGGGCAGCGGATACGACCCTGA
- a CDS encoding ABC transporter ATP-binding protein, whose translation MSSADIELRDVRKVYYKDQLEIPVLDGLELDILAGDFVALMGPSGSGKSTLLHLIGGLDQVTAGSVRVGDAHLERMTERELTQWRSRHVGFIFQMYHLVPVLTAAQNVELPLLLFRMPARDRRERVATALNVVGLGDRMDHRPNQLSGGQEQRVAIARAIVTDPDVILADEPTGDLDATTSEDILNLLNLLNTEFGKTILIVTHDPRAASHARHTLHLEKGVLERDVSQAGSVSPWGG comes from the coding sequence ATGAGCAGTGCGGACATCGAACTCCGCGACGTGCGCAAGGTCTACTACAAGGACCAGCTCGAAATCCCTGTGCTTGACGGACTGGAGCTGGACATCTTGGCGGGCGACTTCGTGGCCCTGATGGGCCCGAGCGGATCGGGCAAGTCCACGCTACTCCATCTGATTGGCGGTCTCGATCAGGTGACCGCAGGCAGTGTGCGGGTGGGCGATGCCCACCTCGAGCGGATGACGGAGCGCGAACTGACCCAGTGGCGGAGCCGGCATGTCGGCTTCATCTTCCAGATGTACCACTTGGTACCGGTCCTGACCGCGGCCCAGAATGTCGAGCTTCCCCTGCTGCTGTTCAGGATGCCGGCCCGCGACCGTCGCGAGCGGGTTGCCACCGCGTTGAACGTGGTGGGCCTCGGCGACCGGATGGACCACCGACCGAACCAGCTTTCCGGTGGACAGGAGCAGCGTGTTGCCATTGCCCGGGCGATCGTCACCGATCCGGACGTCATCCTGGCCGATGAGCCCACCGGCGACCTCGACGCCACGACGTCGGAAGACATCCTCAACCTGCTGAACCTACTGAACACCGAGTTCGGCAAGACGATTCTCATAGTCACGCACGATCCGCGGGCGGCCTCCCACGCCCGGCACACGCTGCACCTGGAGAAAGGTGTTCTGGAGCGGGATGTCAGCCAGGCGGGATCCGTCTCACCCTGGGGCGGGTGA
- a CDS encoding ABC transporter permease: MALPLAYNWRNLFVRKFSTGLTFTIVAVVVCVLSVLLSFAVGIQASLTASGSPENLLVLRPGATSESTSIIDLEDASRLVQAPHLASDAEGRLLISHELYVQTSLPRKGPGGAMANVAVRGVEETAFVVHEQVRIIPGQGRRCEKGGLEVIVGKAARDRYVNLELGNQIALGRLGNRLCQVVGVFEAGGSAFESEIWAPRTTLADLYQEQICSSVVLRLTSPQAAPDAIAYINGPAVALEAKREIDYYKELASKTRDIIILTCVLVGIMAIGAVFAVANTMYAAVDGRRREIAMLRTIGFSRASIMTAFVIESLLICAGACVFGLSLSLMVRQAYGARQDFLSETTWTVLAYELQITPQTLAAALIVATIVGIVGAMAPAVRAARTGVIEALRKA; the protein is encoded by the coding sequence GTGGCTCTTCCGCTGGCCTACAACTGGCGCAATCTGTTCGTGCGGAAGTTCAGCACCGGTCTGACGTTCACCATCGTGGCGGTGGTGGTTTGCGTGCTGTCGGTCCTGCTGTCGTTCGCCGTAGGGATCCAGGCATCGCTGACGGCCAGCGGCTCGCCGGAGAACCTGCTCGTTCTCCGGCCGGGCGCGACCTCGGAGAGTACCAGTATCATCGACCTGGAGGATGCCTCCCGCCTGGTACAGGCCCCCCACCTGGCCAGTGACGCGGAGGGCCGTCTGCTGATCAGCCATGAGTTGTACGTGCAGACCTCGCTGCCGCGCAAGGGGCCGGGGGGGGCGATGGCCAACGTGGCCGTTCGCGGGGTCGAGGAGACCGCCTTCGTCGTGCATGAGCAGGTGCGGATCATTCCGGGCCAAGGCCGCCGCTGCGAGAAGGGAGGTCTGGAGGTCATCGTGGGCAAGGCGGCCCGCGACCGCTACGTCAATCTCGAGCTTGGCAACCAGATTGCTCTGGGACGGCTGGGAAACCGGCTGTGCCAGGTGGTTGGCGTGTTCGAGGCGGGTGGCAGTGCCTTCGAAAGCGAAATCTGGGCACCCAGGACCACGCTCGCGGACCTCTACCAGGAACAAATCTGCTCCAGCGTTGTTCTCCGGCTCACCAGTCCTCAAGCGGCGCCGGACGCCATCGCCTACATCAACGGCCCGGCCGTCGCTCTCGAAGCCAAGCGGGAGATCGACTACTACAAGGAACTGGCGTCCAAGACGCGGGACATCATCATCCTGACCTGCGTGCTCGTCGGGATCATGGCGATCGGCGCCGTCTTCGCGGTGGCAAACACCATGTACGCGGCGGTCGACGGTCGGCGGCGCGAGATTGCGATGCTGCGGACCATTGGCTTCTCGCGGGCATCGATCATGACCGCGTTCGTGATCGAGTCGCTGCTGATCTGCGCCGGGGCATGCGTTTTCGGGCTGAGCCTCAGCCTGATGGTTCGCCAGGCGTATGGTGCTCGTCAGGATTTCCTCTCCGAGACCACCTGGACGGTCCTGGCCTACGAGCTTCAGATCACCCCGCAGACGTTGGCGGCGGCCCTGATCGTGGCTACCATAGTAGGCATTGTCGGAGCGATGGCTCCGGCCGTTCGCGCCGCCCGCACCGGCGTGATCGAGGCACTGCGCAAGGCATAG
- a CDS encoding FtsX-like permease family protein produces the protein MLRFIYLYRNLTRNVLRTLLTCAAVALPIMIYVLSTAVIDGINRFLDNSAKQLRLAITHKTSLVNPLPAGHRAKIESLDPDRRGIVSVCGMNWIGGKVSDDPRPLSTMGADADTFVATFPEYRLTPEEIEAWNRDRQAIIVGSATARQFGWQTGDRITIRASVPPYTLMEFHVISTAPLAEDPITLWFRRDYVVEELKKAGYGGEMVNFYFVKCATQADVNRYRAAIDDLFARTPDETKTQDEKAFMNEFITQQFDLPRNLTILAAVTVFVAIMAAANTMSMNFRDRLNELATLKSLGFSSGFLFALVQSESLLLCGLGGLVGAAGPYIAFTHTPLRNFTVPIILEIRIHPLVCGYAMLIALGIGLIAGLWPSWQALRMHVVAALRNLE, from the coding sequence ATGCTCCGCTTCATCTATCTCTACCGCAACCTGACCCGCAACGTACTGCGAACGCTGTTGACCTGCGCAGCGGTCGCGTTGCCGATCATGATCTACGTCCTGTCCACGGCGGTGATTGACGGGATCAATCGTTTTCTGGACAACTCGGCCAAGCAGCTTCGCCTGGCGATCACTCACAAGACCTCGCTGGTGAATCCTCTGCCGGCCGGCCATCGGGCCAAGATCGAGTCGCTGGACCCGGACCGCCGCGGCATTGTGTCCGTTTGCGGCATGAACTGGATTGGCGGGAAGGTATCCGACGATCCCCGGCCGCTGTCGACGATGGGGGCTGACGCGGACACGTTCGTAGCCACCTTCCCGGAGTACCGGCTCACGCCGGAGGAGATCGAAGCGTGGAACCGGGATCGGCAGGCGATCATCGTAGGCTCGGCCACCGCCCGGCAGTTCGGCTGGCAGACGGGTGATCGGATCACCATCCGCGCGTCCGTGCCTCCCTACACCCTGATGGAGTTCCACGTCATCTCCACTGCTCCCCTGGCCGAGGATCCGATCACCCTCTGGTTCCGCAGGGATTACGTGGTGGAGGAACTGAAGAAGGCCGGCTACGGAGGGGAGATGGTGAACTTCTACTTTGTCAAGTGTGCGACCCAAGCGGATGTGAACCGTTATCGTGCGGCGATTGACGACCTGTTCGCCCGCACGCCGGACGAGACCAAGACCCAGGACGAGAAGGCCTTCATGAACGAGTTCATCACCCAGCAGTTCGATCTGCCGCGTAACCTGACCATTCTGGCGGCGGTCACGGTCTTCGTAGCGATCATGGCGGCGGCCAACACGATGAGCATGAATTTCCGCGACCGGCTGAACGAGCTGGCCACCCTGAAGTCACTGGGTTTCAGCAGTGGATTCCTGTTTGCCCTGGTCCAGTCGGAGAGCCTGCTGTTGTGTGGATTGGGCGGGCTGGTCGGGGCGGCGGGGCCGTACATCGCCTTCACTCACACGCCGCTGCGCAACTTCACCGTGCCGATCATCCTGGAGATTCGGATCCACCCGCTGGTTTGCGGTTATGCCATGCTGATTGCCCTGGGCATCGGTTTGATCGCCGGGTTGTGGCCTTCGTGGCAGGCGTTGCGCATGCACGTGGTGGCGGCCCTGCGGAACCTGGAGTGA
- a CDS encoding tetratricopeptide repeat protein, which yields MLKRDFSGAAMAVVVAFLVRAGSPTVAAEDGRVGTNAPPSGQPAPAVTFPQATTTRPASLESGVVGAALRELYVIPRDSAGQGLNATPAQSASRSAVRSDAGSSTGRPSTAPAAKGQRRGGDANARSTSPQVTDLSVGTSARYHSGRRLSTNDREWATYRYFGGQPSRYGYGMYGYDGGGYRGYGPYPGYGYEEGDVYRFGFMQGYDKGKFDRSGEERAESVAAHASLNVSSGLQFFRKGDFRRAADAYQLAAELDQGDPAARLCAGHALFALGRYREAGRFIRRAFELQPRIAYLAYDIRGDYSDGADFDDHLQALRKALEVSPRDPDRLFMLGYVLYYSNQRAQSYPVLAQLLQVDKNDKLAFALYRNAQPSDVEVDSAKAAAAPTRAK from the coding sequence ATGTTGAAGCGCGATTTCTCAGGTGCAGCCATGGCAGTCGTGGTCGCTTTTCTGGTCCGCGCCGGATCACCGACCGTCGCGGCGGAGGATGGCCGCGTCGGCACAAACGCCCCGCCGTCGGGCCAACCAGCTCCAGCGGTGACCTTCCCTCAGGCAACCACGACCCGTCCGGCGAGCCTGGAAAGCGGCGTTGTCGGTGCGGCCCTGCGCGAGCTGTATGTCATCCCGCGTGATAGCGCCGGCCAAGGCTTGAACGCGACGCCTGCCCAATCCGCATCCCGGTCAGCGGTGCGATCCGATGCCGGGTCGTCCACGGGGCGGCCGAGCACCGCGCCGGCCGCGAAGGGGCAGCGCAGGGGCGGTGATGCCAATGCCCGATCTACTTCGCCTCAGGTGACGGACCTCTCCGTTGGAACGTCGGCCCGCTATCACAGCGGTCGCCGGTTGTCGACCAACGACCGCGAGTGGGCCACCTACCGCTACTTCGGGGGGCAGCCCTCCCGCTACGGCTACGGGATGTACGGCTACGACGGCGGCGGCTACCGGGGCTACGGCCCCTACCCCGGGTACGGTTACGAGGAGGGGGACGTCTATCGCTTCGGCTTCATGCAGGGATATGACAAGGGCAAGTTCGACCGGTCGGGTGAGGAGCGGGCCGAGTCTGTGGCCGCTCACGCGAGCCTGAATGTGTCGAGTGGTTTGCAGTTCTTCCGCAAAGGCGACTTCCGCCGGGCCGCGGATGCCTACCAGTTGGCCGCCGAACTCGATCAGGGCGATCCTGCCGCCCGGCTGTGCGCCGGCCACGCCCTTTTTGCGCTCGGGCGCTATCGAGAAGCTGGCCGCTTCATTCGCAGGGCATTCGAGCTCCAACCGCGGATCGCGTACCTTGCATACGACATCCGGGGCGATTACAGCGATGGTGCGGATTTCGACGACCACCTGCAGGCTCTGCGTAAGGCCCTGGAGGTGTCTCCTCGAGATCCGGACCGTCTTTTCATGCTTGGCTACGTGCTGTACTACTCCAACCAGAGGGCGCAGTCCTATCCCGTTCTTGCCCAGCTTCTCCAGGTTGACAAGAACGATAAGCTGGCATTTGCACTCTACCGGAACGCACAACCCTCGGACGTCGAAGTGGACTCCGCGAAAGCAGCGGCAGCACCTACCCGGGCCAAGTAG
- a CDS encoding ABC transporter permease translates to MSLPLSYHWRNLFVRRSTTLLTLLVVAVVVAVFCWMLNFAAALRGSLAMASDGRKLIVLKRGATAESNSAIVVEEVSRLSQLEGVEHDSTGHAILSPEMVVQVLVPRIRDGGRTSANVAVRGVTEDALKVHRNVRLLGPMFSTAEPEVVVGAGAARQFAGLEVGQTIKLGYGGSADYRIVAHFSADGGPMESEIWGYLPAMMNAYNRTMYSSVNLRLSASADPKAAIAQIEGPAIGLSGRTEPVYWEAQARFVRIYLAIAYVLVAIMCVAAILSVANTLFASVAGRTQEIAMLRTIGFSRGQILIGFVVEAVLLSLLGGGLGCVACAAWLGVAGGLKDVSGASTFSSMAFVIRMVPGTVVAALLSVAVVGAIGAIVPAFRASRIGMVSALREA, encoded by the coding sequence ATGTCGCTGCCTCTCTCCTACCACTGGCGAAACCTGTTCGTGCGGCGAAGCACGACGCTGTTGACCCTTCTGGTCGTTGCTGTGGTCGTGGCCGTGTTCTGCTGGATGCTGAACTTCGCGGCCGCCCTGCGCGGCTCGCTGGCGATGGCCAGTGACGGGCGGAAGCTGATCGTGCTGAAGCGTGGGGCCACCGCGGAGAGCAACAGTGCCATCGTGGTGGAGGAGGTCAGCAGGCTCAGCCAGCTCGAGGGGGTGGAGCACGATTCGACGGGGCACGCGATTCTCAGCCCGGAGATGGTGGTGCAGGTGCTGGTTCCGCGTATCCGGGACGGCGGCAGGACCTCGGCGAACGTGGCCGTTCGCGGGGTGACCGAGGACGCGCTGAAGGTTCACCGCAACGTCAGGCTGCTGGGTCCGATGTTCTCGACCGCGGAGCCGGAGGTGGTCGTGGGTGCCGGGGCGGCACGGCAGTTCGCGGGTCTGGAGGTCGGGCAGACGATCAAGCTGGGCTACGGGGGAAGCGCCGACTACCGGATCGTCGCTCATTTCTCGGCCGATGGCGGCCCGATGGAAAGCGAGATCTGGGGCTATCTTCCGGCGATGATGAACGCCTACAACCGGACCATGTACTCATCGGTGAACCTGCGGCTATCGGCGTCGGCCGACCCGAAAGCCGCGATCGCCCAGATCGAGGGTCCGGCGATCGGCCTTTCCGGTCGGACGGAGCCCGTCTACTGGGAGGCTCAAGCCCGGTTCGTGCGGATCTATCTGGCCATCGCCTACGTTCTCGTGGCGATCATGTGTGTCGCGGCGATTCTCTCGGTGGCCAACACCCTGTTTGCGTCTGTGGCCGGGCGGACGCAGGAAATCGCGATGCTTCGGACGATCGGGTTCTCGCGCGGGCAGATCCTGATCGGCTTCGTGGTGGAGGCCGTCCTGTTGTCGCTGCTCGGCGGCGGGCTGGGGTGTGTGGCCTGTGCGGCCTGGCTGGGCGTGGCCGGCGGGCTGAAGGACGTTTCTGGGGCGAGCACGTTCAGCTCGATGGCGTTCGTCATCCGCATGGTCCCGGGCACGGTGGTGGCCGCCCTGCTGTCGGTGGCGGTGGTCGGTGCGATCGGGGCCATTGTCCCGGCCTTCCGGGCGTCGCGGATCGGCATGGTGTCGGCCCTGCGGGAGGCGTGA